The following proteins come from a genomic window of Lolium rigidum isolate FL_2022 chromosome 5, APGP_CSIRO_Lrig_0.1, whole genome shotgun sequence:
- the LOC124656254 gene encoding uncharacterized protein LOC124656254: protein MPQKNRGKTKKKAKARTKTPPFSNSVPPAPPVEPEATAPATNDVLAEDSLRDILGRLSVADLLRAALACHRWRRAASRCLPRSAPLLGYFFHPSEPGLPPPQTFCKDSDTHAAFAPFGPSSPRLSLDFAPNSDRYVICDSHQGLLLLESVMKQPDGTLPRFLVLDPASRRRVLLPAPPRHTLPDDRRWRGSRHYAGCALLSRTHPGPGGLCFEAVCFTIDGGHPRAWVASFDDGKCVWRALPRATDIDVDFDPYWFETSCVHAAGNLYWHICNSARVLALDPATLRFSYLLAPDIYDCSTLRVGETPEDGRLCILAVANEGTQLQLWVRGKSRRSDNGWVLGREIMDMDVVYDAVPGLPEHDQKHRSICVWPSDMDAARTGKAFIRTWGYGRYSFDLNTRKMERLVTKRGKNYGHPMFAYFPAWPPAFLAAPDQH, encoded by the coding sequence ATGCCGCAGAAGAACAGAGGCAAAACCAAAAAGAAAGCCAAGGCCAGGACCAAAACCCCACCTTTCTCCAACTCGGTTCCTCCCGCACCGCCGGTGGAGCCGGAGGCGACGGCACCGGCGACGAACGATGTCCTCGCCGAGGACTCCCTCCGCGACATCCTTGGCCGCCTCTCCGTCGCCGACCTTCTCCGGGCCGCGCTCGCCTGCCACCGCTGGCGCCGCGCCGCCTCACGCTGCCTCCCCCGCTCCGCTCCTCTCCTCGGCTACTTCTTCCACCCCAGCGAGCCCGGTTTGCCGCCGCCCCAGACCTTTTGCAAGGATTCCGATACCCACGCCGCGTTCGCTCCcttcggcccctcctcgccgcgcCTCTCCCTCGACTTCGCTCCCAACTCCGACCGCTACGTCATCTGCGACTCCCACCAGGGCCTCCTGCTCCTCGAATCGGTCATGAAGCAGCCTGACGGCACCCTCCctcgcttcctcgtcctcgacccggccagccgccgccgcgtGCTCCTGCCAGCGCCGCCGCGCCACACGCTGCCCGACGACCGCCGCTGGCGCGGCTCCAGGCACTACGCCGGCTGCGCGCTTCTCTCCCGCACGCACCCGGGCCCGGGCGGCCTCTGCTTCGAGGCCGTCTGCTTCACCATCGACGGCGGGCACCCGCGCGCCTGGGTGGCTTCCTTCGACGACGGCAAGTGCGTCTGGCGCGCGCTCCCGCGGGCCACGGACATCGACGTCGATTTCGACCCCTACTGGTTCGAGACCAGCTGCGTGCACGCGGCGGGGAACCTCTACTGGCACATCTGCAACTCCGCCCGCGTGCTCGCGCTCGATCCCGCCACGCTGCGCTTCTCCTACCTGCTGGCGCCGGACATCTACGACTGCTCCACGCTCCGCGTCGGGGAGACGCCCGAGGACGGGCGGCTCTGCATCCTGGCCGTGGCGAACGAGGGCACGCAGCTGCAGCTCTGGGTCCGCGGCAAGTCCAGGCGGAGCGACAACGGCTGGGTTCTCGGGAGGGAAATCATGGACATGGATGTGGTGTACGACGCCGTGCCAGGCCTGCCCGAGCACGACCAGAAGCACAGGTCCATATGTGTTTGGCCAAGCGACATGGACGCCGCTCGCACTGGGAAGGCCTTCATCAGGACTTGGGGATACGGCCGCTACTCCTTCGATCTCAACACTCGCAAGATGGAGCGCCTGGTGACGAAACGTGGCAAGAACTACGGCCATCCCATGTTCGCCTACTTCCCTGCCTGGCCGCCTGCGTTCCTCGCTGCTCCAGATCAGCACTGA